The Sporosarcina sp. Te-1 DNA window GCGGTCAGAACAAGCCGGCGGTGAAATTGCACCGCTCAAGAAGGCGTTGGCGCTAATTGGAATAATTGCAAGTGCATCGTTCCTTGCATTATTGCTAATCCCAAATTCCCCTGCTGCATTATCGACGCCTTCCTATTTACTGCTATTAGCATGGGCAGTTACAGGATCCGTCTTTTATATGGCTATGCGAAAAAAATATAACAGCTTAACACAAGAAGAAACCGAGTATTACTTGCTTGGGAAATCCATCGAGTCAGAAGTGCATAGTGGGGAAAATGAAGAAGAGCAACCCAAAACCCAAATCCCAGTTGATTCGTTGTCCATAAATAAAAGTTAGGATGGACAGCCAAATTGGTGCTTTAACAAAATTTCTTTAACGACAAGGTATAGACTTTGGAAATTCGTCCACGATAATAGGGCATCCTTCCGAAATAGCTCAGCGGTAGAGCAATCGGCTGTTAACCGATAGGTCGTAGGTTCGAATCCTACTTTCGGAGTTCCCCGGCTTCATTTTTCCGGAGGAATTACTGCCATAGTTCTTATGTGGTCGCGTATTACAATGCAATGTATAGTTCTTGAAAAACGGGCCACGATAATAGTACAACTTTCCGGAATAGCTCAGCGGTAGAGCAATCGGCTGTTAACCGATAGGTCGTAGGTTCGAATCCTACTTTCGGAGTTCCCCCGGCCTCTCCTTTCGAGTGAGGCAAAACAGGCTGTCCCGGTTGCAAAGGCAACTTGCGGGACAGCCTTTTCTAGTACAACTACAGTGGAGGGTTCAATGTGGAGACAACCGAAAAAATAGTATCCGTGTTCGCGTTAGGCGGTGTAAATGAAATCGGGAAGAATATGTATGTCATTCAGTACGGAGACGATATGATTGTCGTCGATTGCGGCTCTAAATTTCCCGATGAAACATTATTAGGCGTTGATTTGATTATCCAGGACATCTCTTATTTGCTTGCGCATCGCGACAAAGTACGCGGCCTGATCGTCACTCATGGCCACGAAGACCATATCGGCGGCATTCCCTATTTCCTGAAGCAACTAAATGTCCCCGTTTATGCTTCCCGATTGACGCTTGGATTGATTGAATTGCGATTGAAGGAACACGGGCTGCTGCGGGATACCGAGCGGGTGATGATCGACACAGAAACGACACTACGTCTCGGGGAGATTGACCTATCCTTCTTCCGAATTAATCACAGCATTCCGGACTGTGTCGGAATCGCCTTTGACACGCCGGCGGGCACGGTCGTCCATACAGGGGATTTTAAGTTCGACTTGACGCCGATCCATGATGAATATGCGGACTTCCATAAAATAACCGATATCGGGAGAAAAGGCGTTCTGCTTCTACTATCCGAAAGCACCAATGCCGAACGGCCCGGCTTTACCCAATCGGAACGGATTGTCGGCGAACGAATCATGGAGGAATTCAGGAAAGCCGAGCAAAAGATCTTCATCTCGACGTTCGCATCCAATGTCCATCGGGTCCAGCAAATCATCGATGCGGCACGGATGACCCACCGGAAAATCGCCTTGGTCGGTCGAAGCATGGTGAATGTCGTGTCGGTATCCGAGGAACTCGGCTATCTCCAGATTCCCGAAGATTTATTAATTGACGTAAAAGAGATTGACCGGCTCCCTGCAGAGAATGTCGCAATCATTTGTACCGGAAGCCAAGGTGAACCGATGGCGGCCCTTTCCCGTTTGTCCAGCTCGTCATACCGTGATGTGACCGTCCATCCGGGAGACACCATCATCTTTTCCTCAAGTCCGATTCCCGGAAATGAAAAAAGCGTCTCCCGAATCGTCGATAATTTCTATCGGCTCGGCGCTCGTGTCGTCTATGGTTCCGGCGGTACAACCGGTCTCCATGTGTCTGGACACGCCTTCCAGGAAGAACTGAAACTGATGCTCACTTTGTTGAAGCCGACCTACTTTATTCCGATCCACGGAGAATATCGGATGCTGGTGAAGCATAAGGAACTGGCAGAATCGGTCGGCGTAAAAGGAGAAAATATCTTCATCATCTCAAACGGGGATGTGGTGGATATTAAAGAAGGAGTTGCCATGCAGACAAGGCAAGTGGATGCAGGCAATGTATTTGTCGACGGCCTTGGAATAGGGGATGTCGGCAAAATCGTCTTACGCGACCGGAAAGTGCTGTCCGAGGAAGGCATGCTCGTCATTGTCGTGTCAATCAATAAAACAGACGGCCAGTTGATCACTGAACCGGCCACCCTTTCCCGCGGCTTCGTCTTCGAACGCGATGCGGAAGCCTTATATGATGAAGTCAACCAGCTCGTGAAAGAAACCGTCCAAGCAGCGCAACCTTCCAGCCGGCGTCAACGGAACGACGTGAAACACGACATCCGAAAATCAGTCGAAAAATTGTTATATGCCCGGACGAAGCGCAGGCCGATGATTTTACCGTTCTTGATTGAAATTTAAACTAGCGATGCAGGTGGAGATGAATTTCTCTAGCCTGCATTTTTATGTTCTTATTCATTTTTCATTTCTTGTTTTGATAGGACAAAACAACTGATAAAGACAATAAAAAACAGTAAAATTTTTCTTGCTTCAAAGAAAGACGACGTTTCTTTGGTGAATACAAATTGAACTATACCATGCACCACTACAACTAACAAAGACGTTATTATACTACCAACCAAAATTTTTACATTTCCCAATTCGACACCTCCAATACCTTAACAATAAAGCTATTCTAAGGCTCAGTTTTGATCAAATGTGCGGTCATGGAAACAACACCGCACATTTGATCAAAATCTTATTTGTTTTTTTTACTATAATTAGATTAGACAGGAGGAAGGATATCTTGGAAAAGGAGCAAACTACAGTTACAGTTCAACGAACGGTTGAATGGATTGAAGAAAATTTACATCTCGACATCCAACTTGAAGATGCAGCAAACTTTGCCGGCTATTCCAGATTCCATTTTCATCGAATATTTCAATCCATCTTAAATATGAGTGTGGATCAATATGTGCGTACACGTCGTCTAGCGGCGGCAGCTGTTTTGTTAATCCACACCGACGAACGGATTATCGATATTGCCTTGCTTTCCTTATTCAATTCCCAAGAGGCGTTCAGCCGGTCCTTTAAAAGTACATATCATTTACCACCAGGTGAGTATCGAAGAGTGATGAGAAGCATTATTTCTAAACAGGAGGAGGAGCTCTTTATGCGAGAAATGAAAGGTTGGTTTTTAAGTGGAAGTCATCCTGATCATTATAGGATGGGAATCGACAGACAAGTCATCCATACAAGAAATGCTTCCGGATATCTTGAATCCGTATTCGTTGCAGAACCCGATGAATTCGCAACAGTGATGCAGCAATTTAAAGCAGATAAGCATCTAGGTAAACGATTGAAATTATCTTGTTTTCTCAAATGTGAGGATGTCACGCAGTTTGCAGGGGCATGGATGCGTATCGACAATCAGGCGGGAGATGTACTACAGTTTGATAATATGAGCAACCGTCCACTTAAAGGAAACATCGACTGGAATTATTATTCACTAATATTGAAGGTGCCCGAGGAAAGTAAGGTTATATCCTTCGGAATCCTCTTACAAGGGAAAGGGAAGCTATGGGTGAATCATTTTCAGTTTGAAGAAGTCTCAAGTACTTGTTCGACTACAAATTTGGAACTAGTACCTGAGTTGTTAGATGAACCTGTGAATTTATCTTTCGAGGAATAAAAAGGAAAAAACGAACCTCATACAAGGTTCGTTTTTCCAGACCCCTTACATCCTTTCAATTAACTCCACAAACTTCGTCGATGCAGGAGAAAGAGGAACGCTTTTCAAAGAACAGACACCAATGCTCCGATGAGGAATTTGTTCCGACAGTTGGACTTCCCGGAGGATTCCTCTTTCTAAATAATCCTCTGTAAATTCCTTTGTCACGCAGGCAATTCCCATATTGATCCGTGCAAATTCCACAACAAGATCGTGGGAACCGAGCTCGAATTCCGGCTCTATTTTCACCCCTTTGGCAAGCAAAAATTCTTCAACGTACTTCCGTGAATTCGAACTTGGCTCCAGGAAAATCAATGGCAGCTTTGCAAGCTCATGAAAATCAATGGGTCTCGCAAGCAACTTCTGGTACTTCTCCCCGTAGACAAATGTGTCATGAATATCTAGACATGGCGTGACATGCAGCGAAGCGTCATGAATCGGTAAATTGCAGATGCCGATATCGACCTCGCCAGACTTTAGAAACGAAATGAGTTCATCTGTCGTCCCGTTAACAATTTTCAATTTAAGACTCGGGTATCGATTGCGGAAGGCTTCCAGCTTAGGCAGCAAAAAATATTTCGAGATCGTATCGCCAACACCGACTCGCAGTTCGCCTATCGTCAGATTTTTAAATTCGGCCATCTTTTCTTCACCAATCTCGATTAAATTGATGGCAGAGTTAACATACTCCAAAAGAAGGGTTCCTTCCGTCGTAGGCGTCACTCCTTTAGGCGTCCGGTTAAACAGTCTTGTGCTAAGTTCGTTTTCAAGTTGCATGATGGCTTGGCTCACTGCCGGCTGTGACATAAATAGCACCCGCGCCGCCTTGGAAAAGCTCTGATTCTTGCCGACGATGCTAAAAATACGGTAGAGATCCAATTTACTTACCATATAAACACCCCTTATACCCATTATCATATATATTAATTTTACTTATATCATTAAACATTGTATAGTACAAGTAGATCGAAAATCAAAAAAGCGTTAGGAGCGATTCAAGTGGAACGAGTAGTCGGAACGGTTGTAAGAGGTCTTCGTAGCCCAATCATTAATAAAGGCGATCATATCGAAGAAATCGTAGTAGATACTGTATTAAAAGCTGCAGAAGTCGAAGGAATCACGATCCAAGACAAAGATATTGTTACGGTAACAGAATCTATCGTTGCCCGGGCTCAAGGAAATTACGCGACAATCGATCATATTGCTAAAGATGTTCAATCAAAATTCGGCGATGATACATTCGGGGTCATTTTCCCAATCTTAAGCCGTAACCGTTTCGCTATCGTCCTTCGCGGTATTGCAAAAGGGGCAGCGAAAAAAATTGTATTGATGCTTAGCTATCCATCGGACGAAGTCGGCAACCACTTGGTTGATATCGACACGCTTGATGAAAAAGGCATCAACCCTTGGACGGACGTGCTGACCGAATCGGAATTTCGTGAGCACTTCGGCTACAATAAACATACATTCACTGGCGTCGATTACATCGACTACTATAAATCCATCGTTGAAGAATATGGTGTGGAGTGCGAAATCATTTTCTCCAACCATGCCAAAACAATTTTAGACTATACGAAAAATGTCCTCACTTGTGACATCCATTCCCGTTTCAGAACGAAACGTATTTTAAAAGCGAATGGCGGAGAAAAAGTATACAGCTTGGATAACATCCTCTCCGAATCCATTGACGGCAGCGGATATAATGAAGCATACGGACTGCTGGGCTCCAACAAATCGACGGAAGACAGCGTCAAGCTCTTCCCTCGCAACTGCCAGCCGGTCGTTGACACAATTCAGTCAGCCATTAAAGAGAAAACAGGCAAAACCGTCGAAGTCATGATTTATGGAGACGGCGCATTTAAAGATCCAGTCGGCAAGATTTGGGAACTCGCAGACCCTGTCGTCTCTCCAGCTTACACAGCAGGTCTGGATGGAACGCCAAATGAAATCAAGCTTAAATATTTGGCAGACAACGAATTCGCCAACCTTCGCGGAGAAGAAGCGAAAAAAGCGATTGCTGAATACATCGAGAACAAAGAATCCGACCTCGTCGGCTCCATGGCTGCCCAAGGTACAACACCTCGGAAATTAACTGACTTGATCGGTTCACTCTCCGACTTGACTTCCGGCAGCGGAGATAAAGGAACGCCAATTATCTTCATTCAAGGGTATTTTGACAACTATACAAAATAAGAATTAGCCTGCAACCGAAATGTTGGTTGCAGGCTTTTTTGATTGAAACGATTCAATGGCGAGAACAACTGGGAGGTCATTAAAATCAGATGAACGATACTATCTAGAAAGTGATCGATAAACTTGAGAAAACGAACGATAAACCCTTCAAACTGATCGATAACTCACTCTAATTTATTGATTAAACACCTATCTCACTTATTACACGGCCTCTTCATTAGCTCCTCAAAGCCATCTTCTTCAAAATCAACAAATCACACACAAGGACAATGATAAGAATGATCGCCGTTGAGAGGCCAATCGGCAAGGCAGTCCATAACAAACAAAAATGCAACGCCGATAAGATCAGCAATAAAGGCAGTCCATACAGAAGACTAAAGATCACATTGGGATTCGATTTGATCGCTTCAGAAGGGTTTTTCCATTCAGTCAATGGATGCTTGCGATCATACAACGGTGCCAGCAGATTATAACTGATCATCAACAAAAGAACCACCGCCGCCAGCATGAGCGAGTGAACTGTAGCGTAGCCAAATAACAGGAAGATGACAAAGCTGCTGCCAATCGATATTGCTCCGATCAAGGACGAAAACAATACTTTGGTAAGATAGATCTTCCTTTGGTCGAACGGCAAGCTTTGCAATAAAGAATAATATTTACCCTCCCTGGAATACGGGGTGCCGCTCGTATTGTTCATGCAGCTTAGGAATAGCACGATATAGGCAAATACAATCTCAAGACGCCCGCCCTCAAAGAAGTCCGTCGGCATCCATTGCTTTTGATCGGCCAGCAACAAGCCGATTGAAACCACGGGCGTTAAGATCATGCTTAGAAGTACCTGAAGCTTAAAATACGGTTCGGACTGAAGGACCCATCGTTCCCTCTGGAAATAGCGGCCCCATTCATTTTCCCCGGCATACGCTTTTGATTTTTTGAATGTTGCAGAACCCATCTCAGCCCTGCCATTCTGCAAGTAATTTACTGCCAAGCTTTGAACCGCTCCTTGGTACAACAGAAAACTCACGAACCAGAACAGGAAGAGCAGGAGTAAAAAACGCAAGGAAATGCCAGAAGAAGTATATGCTGCGATGACTTGCTTCAAGAGCGGTACTTGCCCCGCCGCTGTATAAATCCGGTCCATCAACGTATTGACTGATTGAACTAGAGAAGAAAACGTATCCATGGAAAAGTCTGACCAAAGGGTCGTCAGTTTTAGTTTTGAACTAGTGACGATCCACAAAATAAAGCCAATAGCAATCCCGAGCGAAGCGGCCCCATTCAATAGCAAGGAAGCCATTATCGTCAAATGTTTACGCGAAAGCTGAATCAAAGAAAGTAGGAATACAAGCAGCATGACTGTAAAAACAAGCAGTGTCGGTAATAACAAAATTGTCTTCAGCAATGCTTCCCACTTCATTCCTAATACTAACAAAACCAATACAGGGATTTGAAGAATACTAGTCAAAAGGATAGGAAGCAGTAAACTGCTGATTACTTTAGCACTGACAATCCGTTGCGGTTTGATCGGCAACGATGCCATCAATCCATATTCACGATAGTTGAACACAACGGAGACGGAGAAGTAAACCGTCAGGAAATAGACAAGGACAATAGAAATCGCCACATTATAAAACAGATAGATTGGCAATGCGCTAATGTTGTAGATAGCCACATTCACCATGGCCATTTGAACAACCAAGTAGGCCAAGACAAGAAGCAGCGTGACCCGGACCGCTATTTGTTTTGGTATGGAATAGGCGGAAGAAGCAAAAAAGAAAGGCAACGGAAATTTATGCTTCATGTTTCTGCTTCTCCAAGAAAATCGATTCAAGAGAACCTTGTGCCATCAGTTTGTCGATGTCTTCATGCAAAATGATACGGCCGCCCTTTAAAATGGTGATCGAATTGCAAATTTTCTCGGCCACATCAAGTAGATGTGTCGAAAAAAAGACAGTCCCTCCGTCTTGCACGTATTCCTTCAGGCAATCTTTAAATGTGACAACCGCATTCGGGTCCAACCCATTCATCGGCTCATCCATAATGAGGAACGGAGGTTGGATCGTAAATGCCGCAATGAGCGACATTTTATGAAGCATCCCATACGAATAGGACCCCATCGGTTCATGAATGGATTTCTCCATGCCAAACCGTTCAATATACATAGTTAACTTGGCTTCATCTCTTTTGTCATACAAAGGCAGCAGGAATTGAATCCAATCATAGCCCGAGACATTTTGAAAGACATAAATGGTGTCTGGTATATAATAAAATTGTTTTTTGAACAGAAGTGAGTCCGATTGGGAAACCCCATTAATAGAAACGATTCCGTCATCCTGTTCTAAAATGCCCGTAATGCAATTGATCGTCGTCGTCTTCCCCGCACCATTGGCACCGACAAAACCTAGAATCTCTCCTTTTTCAACTTTCAGATCAACCCCACTCAATATCGTATGAGCTCCGAAGCTTTTTCTAAGATTATCAATCGTTAACATACCTGCATCCCCCTCTTACTTTTGAAACTTCTTCTTAGCAATCCAGAAATACGTGACACCTACCGTGAACCCGATCCATAGAATTGTAATGAAAAAACTCCACCCAACATTCGGATCAATCGTACCGGTTGATAGCAGGGAAATCGCTTGAAGACTCATTCCAGCCGGACTCAACAGCGCGAGAATTGGATGCAGCCCGGCAGTCACCGCACAAAAGAACAAAAAGACAATGCCGATCAAAGCGATGATACCTTGGCCGTTACATATCGTACTTACCATGACAACAAAAGAGACGATAAACAGCAACCAGACGAAGTAGAACAGCATGGAAAGAAGAAATTCACTCCATGGTACGGTAGAAAAAAGAAACGTCGCATACCCGTACGAAGTAAGGAAGCCAAGTGATAAACAGAAAGTCAGAAATACAAATTGCGAGAATACTTTACTCCATACAAAAGACAAGGTTGACACCGGCCTCGTCAAAATGAAAGACAGCATCCCATTGGCCTTTTCAGACTGGATGACTCCCATGAGAGAGACGACAAGGATGATCGTTCCAAGCTGATTGAATTGGGCATCGATCGTCGAGGCCATCACTTCGGCGCCACTTACTTGGGCAACGGAAGGATCAATAGTAATACCATCCATCCCCCCTAACCCGTTCAAGATGCTAGGCAAATAATACATCATGATCGGTTGCGTCGCCCCAAGCAGCATAAACACCAATGGAAGCCAAATGATTTTAAATTCACGGATTGTCTGCGATAATTCCTTTTTTGCCAATACGGAAAACGTGTTCATACTCCCACCACCAAATCTAAAAAGATTTCCTCTATTGTTTCAGACCCGCCCACTTCAAAATTTCGAATATCAATATGATGCTGCAACGCCTCGCCTAACAACTTGTTTTTATCCAATTCAATATTGTTCACATAGATTTGCGCTTTATTCCCGAACACTTTAACCTTTTGTACGTAAGGCAACTGTTTCACATGTTCCCACCACGAATTGTTCCCAGTGCCGATCATCATCTGGATCGCCACGTCACGATTACGGTTCAACAAGCCATTCTTTGTCGTGTCTTCAATTTTTTCGCCGTTTTTGATCACGACAAACCGTTCGCATATTTCCTCTGCATCATTTAAGATGTGCGTGGAA harbors:
- a CDS encoding ribonuclease J, giving the protein METTEKIVSVFALGGVNEIGKNMYVIQYGDDMIVVDCGSKFPDETLLGVDLIIQDISYLLAHRDKVRGLIVTHGHEDHIGGIPYFLKQLNVPVYASRLTLGLIELRLKEHGLLRDTERVMIDTETTLRLGEIDLSFFRINHSIPDCVGIAFDTPAGTVVHTGDFKFDLTPIHDEYADFHKITDIGRKGVLLLLSESTNAERPGFTQSERIVGERIMEEFRKAEQKIFISTFASNVHRVQQIIDAARMTHRKIALVGRSMVNVVSVSEELGYLQIPEDLLIDVKEIDRLPAENVAIICTGSQGEPMAALSRLSSSSYRDVTVHPGDTIIFSSSPIPGNEKSVSRIVDNFYRLGARVVYGSGGTTGLHVSGHAFQEELKLMLTLLKPTYFIPIHGEYRMLVKHKELAESVGVKGENIFIISNGDVVDIKEGVAMQTRQVDAGNVFVDGLGIGDVGKIVLRDRKVLSEEGMLVIVVSINKTDGQLITEPATLSRGFVFERDAEALYDEVNQLVKETVQAAQPSSRRQRNDVKHDIRKSVEKLLYARTKRRPMILPFLIEI
- a CDS encoding LysR family transcriptional regulator, yielding MVSKLDLYRIFSIVGKNQSFSKAARVLFMSQPAVSQAIMQLENELSTRLFNRTPKGVTPTTEGTLLLEYVNSAINLIEIGEEKMAEFKNLTIGELRVGVGDTISKYFLLPKLEAFRNRYPSLKLKIVNGTTDELISFLKSGEVDIGICNLPIHDASLHVTPCLDIHDTFVYGEKYQKLLARPIDFHELAKLPLIFLEPSSNSRKYVEEFLLAKGVKIEPEFELGSHDLVVEFARINMGIACVTKEFTEDYLERGILREVQLSEQIPHRSIGVCSLKSVPLSPASTKFVELIERM
- a CDS encoding helix-turn-helix domain-containing protein — encoded protein: MEKEQTTVTVQRTVEWIEENLHLDIQLEDAANFAGYSRFHFHRIFQSILNMSVDQYVRTRRLAAAAVLLIHTDERIIDIALLSLFNSQEAFSRSFKSTYHLPPGEYRRVMRSIISKQEEELFMREMKGWFLSGSHPDHYRMGIDRQVIHTRNASGYLESVFVAEPDEFATVMQQFKADKHLGKRLKLSCFLKCEDVTQFAGAWMRIDNQAGDVLQFDNMSNRPLKGNIDWNYYSLILKVPEESKVISFGILLQGKGKLWVNHFQFEEVSSTCSTTNLELVPELLDEPVNLSFEE
- a CDS encoding ABC transporter permease, coding for MNTFSVLAKKELSQTIREFKIIWLPLVFMLLGATQPIMMYYLPSILNGLGGMDGITIDPSVAQVSGAEVMASTIDAQFNQLGTIILVVSLMGVIQSEKANGMLSFILTRPVSTLSFVWSKVFSQFVFLTFCLSLGFLTSYGYATFLFSTVPWSEFLLSMLFYFVWLLFIVSFVVMVSTICNGQGIIALIGIVFLFFCAVTAGLHPILALLSPAGMSLQAISLLSTGTIDPNVGWSFFITILWIGFTVGVTYFWIAKKKFQK
- a CDS encoding ABC transporter ATP-binding protein, which encodes MLTIDNLRKSFGAHTILSGVDLKVEKGEILGFVGANGAGKTTTINCITGILEQDDGIVSINGVSQSDSLLFKKQFYYIPDTIYVFQNVSGYDWIQFLLPLYDKRDEAKLTMYIERFGMEKSIHEPMGSYSYGMLHKMSLIAAFTIQPPFLIMDEPMNGLDPNAVVTFKDCLKEYVQDGGTVFFSTHLLDVAEKICNSITILKGGRIILHEDIDKLMAQGSLESIFLEKQKHEA
- a CDS encoding coenzyme F420-0:L-glutamate ligase; protein product: MERVVGTVVRGLRSPIINKGDHIEEIVVDTVLKAAEVEGITIQDKDIVTVTESIVARAQGNYATIDHIAKDVQSKFGDDTFGVIFPILSRNRFAIVLRGIAKGAAKKIVLMLSYPSDEVGNHLVDIDTLDEKGINPWTDVLTESEFREHFGYNKHTFTGVDYIDYYKSIVEEYGVECEIIFSNHAKTILDYTKNVLTCDIHSRFRTKRILKANGGEKVYSLDNILSESIDGSGYNEAYGLLGSNKSTEDSVKLFPRNCQPVVDTIQSAIKEKTGKTVEVMIYGDGAFKDPVGKIWELADPVVSPAYTAGLDGTPNEIKLKYLADNEFANLRGEEAKKAIAEYIENKESDLVGSMAAQGTTPRKLTDLIGSLSDLTSGSGDKGTPIIFIQGYFDNYTK